Proteins from a genomic interval of Pseudomonas asplenii:
- a CDS encoding LpxL/LpxP family acyltransferase, whose product MSDSHKHWADHQERGSFWLMKLTAFGVRVLGRRVLSPVLHGIVLYFFLFGRSARQSAWQYQQRLAAWSGQDALLPTRMKVFRQFMAFADALLDKLDVWNGKLSIDQIKIIDPALLRDQLRGERGQMLVGAHLGNLEVCRALAELGEKVTMNVLVHTKHAERFNRLLGEAGATNLRLIQVSELDPAIMLQLSQRLDRGEWLAIAGDRVPLHGGRNVRVDFLGHAAAFPQGPWLLAGLLKCPVNLLFCLKLQGRYHVTLEPFTEAVQWKRGDREQVIAHWTARYAERLGQYCLQAPQQWFNFYPFWKTDDDASA is encoded by the coding sequence ATGAGCGATTCGCACAAACACTGGGCCGACCATCAGGAGCGCGGCAGTTTCTGGCTGATGAAACTCACCGCCTTTGGCGTCCGCGTGCTCGGTCGGCGAGTGCTCAGCCCGGTGTTGCACGGCATCGTCCTGTACTTCTTCCTGTTCGGCCGCAGCGCCCGACAAAGCGCCTGGCAATATCAGCAGCGGCTGGCGGCATGGAGCGGGCAGGACGCCCTGCTGCCGACGCGGATGAAAGTCTTCCGTCAGTTCATGGCCTTCGCCGATGCCCTGCTGGACAAGCTCGACGTCTGGAACGGCAAGCTGAGCATCGACCAGATCAAGATCATCGACCCGGCCCTGCTGCGCGATCAACTGCGCGGCGAACGCGGGCAGATGCTGGTGGGCGCCCACCTGGGCAACCTGGAAGTCTGCCGCGCCCTGGCCGAGCTGGGCGAAAAGGTCACCATGAACGTGCTGGTGCACACCAAGCACGCCGAACGGTTCAATCGCCTGTTGGGCGAGGCCGGCGCGACCAACCTGCGACTGATTCAGGTCAGCGAGCTGGACCCGGCGATCATGCTGCAACTGAGCCAGCGCCTGGATCGTGGCGAATGGCTGGCGATCGCCGGCGACCGGGTGCCGCTGCATGGCGGGCGTAACGTACGGGTGGATTTCCTCGGCCACGCAGCGGCGTTCCCGCAAGGGCCCTGGTTGCTGGCCGGGCTGCTGAAATGCCCGGTCAACCTGCTGTTCTGCCTGAAGCTGCAAGGCCGCTACCACGTCACCCTCGAGCCCTTCACCGAAGCGGTGCAATGGAAGCGCGGCGACCGCGAGCAGGTCATCGCCCACTGGACCGCCCGCTATGCCGAACGCCTGGGCCAGTACTGCCTGCAAGCGCCCCAACAATGGTTCAACTTCT
- a CDS encoding COG4648 family protein has translation MSRLIGLGLLLAGLLYPFAVYFGMEHFAPWQFGLLLGSLWLARALSRERKPGSLWMALCAIAFCCLLGWLNSPALLRWYPVLISSFMLGLFGLSLKFGPPVVERLARLSEPELPQVAIRYTRRVTQAWSLFFLCNGLLAAALTLWAPLSWWTLYNGLIAYGLMGLLFAIEWLIRQHVRGRA, from the coding sequence ATGAGCCGACTGATCGGCCTGGGCCTGCTGCTGGCGGGCCTGCTGTACCCCTTCGCGGTGTATTTCGGCATGGAGCATTTCGCCCCCTGGCAGTTCGGGCTGTTGCTCGGCAGCCTGTGGCTGGCCCGTGCCTTGAGCCGCGAACGCAAGCCCGGCAGTTTGTGGATGGCGCTATGCGCCATCGCCTTCTGCTGCTTGCTGGGCTGGCTGAACAGCCCGGCGCTGCTGCGCTGGTATCCGGTGCTGATCAGCAGTTTCATGCTTGGGCTGTTCGGGCTGAGCCTGAAATTCGGCCCGCCGGTGGTCGAACGGCTGGCACGGCTGAGCGAGCCGGAACTGCCGCAAGTGGCGATTCGCTACACACGCCGGGTAACCCAGGCCTGGAGTCTGTTTTTTCTCTGTAACGGCCTGCTCGCCGCCGCCCTGACCCTCTGGGCACCGCTGAGCTGGTGGACGTTGTACAACGGCCTGATTGCCTACGGCTTGATGGGTCTGCTGTTTGCCATTGAATGGCTGATACGACAACACGTAAGAGGCCGAGCATGA
- a CDS encoding glycosyltransferase family 2 protein, with amino-acid sequence MHKPCAVIPVYNHETAVPAVVEALQAAGLPCVLVDDASSPACAAVLEQLAEGENIFLVKLPVNQGKGGAVMAGLREASRRGFSHALQVDADGQHDLQDVATFLDASRSHPEALICGYPQYDESVPKGRLYARYLTHVWVWINSLSLQIPDSMCGFRVYPLPPVLALIDSARIGKRMDFDPEILVRLSWRNQPMRWLPTRVHYPQDGLSHFRLFHDNALISGMHTRLFFGMLLRLPSILWRRWRA; translated from the coding sequence ATGCATAAGCCCTGTGCGGTGATTCCGGTATACAACCACGAAACCGCCGTACCGGCAGTGGTCGAGGCATTGCAGGCGGCCGGTCTGCCCTGCGTGCTGGTGGACGATGCCAGCAGCCCGGCCTGCGCCGCGGTGCTGGAACAGTTGGCCGAAGGCGAGAACATCTTCCTGGTCAAGCTGCCGGTCAACCAGGGCAAGGGCGGTGCGGTCATGGCCGGCCTGCGCGAGGCTTCGCGGCGCGGCTTCAGCCATGCCCTGCAGGTGGACGCCGATGGTCAGCACGACCTGCAGGATGTGGCGACCTTCCTCGACGCCTCCCGTAGCCATCCCGAAGCCTTGATCTGCGGCTACCCGCAATACGATGAAAGCGTGCCCAAGGGCCGCCTCTACGCCCGCTACCTGACTCACGTGTGGGTGTGGATCAACAGCCTGTCGCTGCAGATCCCCGACTCCATGTGCGGTTTCCGGGTCTACCCGCTGCCACCGGTGCTGGCACTGATCGACAGCGCACGAATCGGCAAGCGCATGGACTTCGACCCGGAAATTCTCGTGCGCCTGTCCTGGCGCAACCAGCCCATGCGCTGGCTGCCGACCCGGGTGCATTATCCGCAGGACGGCTTGTCACACTTCCGCCTGTTCCACGACAACGCGTTGATTTCCGGCATGCACACCCGGCTGTTCTTCGGCATGTTGCTGCGCCTGCCAAGCATTCTCTGGCGACGGTGGCGAGCATGA
- a CDS encoding AMP-binding protein: protein MNWINLEQLLLKSHAGRVVTIDPPLDHAQLCQRVLSLAAGLRARNVQCLALHLEDAAELAIALLAAWRAGVAVLLLPDLQDQTRQRWAQQVDLWLTASADLDDLPAAPLAPAALDLEQCRLSLCTSGSSGEPKLIEKSLRQLANEVLALEQLWGADLGQACIIGSVAAQHIYGLLFRVLWPLCAGRTFVRRQLAFSEDLQRSSREHPQFAWVASPALLKRMGDNLDWPALSAVRRVFSSGGALPEEAASSLQQRLGQWPTEILGSSETGGIAWRQGDRLWRPFAEVQLTQDADGALQVASPYLPVGHVEQTADAARFEADGRFELLGRLDRIVKLEEKRISLPMLEQALQEHPWVAEARLGVVQENRAYLGALLVLSGQGLHTLRNQGRRALTEALRQHLLKHCEAMALPRRWRLLQQLPFNAQGKLPQAEVQALLQAPRPKAPQVLEQRETDGEWLLQLAVPPDLAYFSGHFPVTPVLPGVVQVDWALELGRERLELPEKFAGMEVLKFQQLVRPGDRIELSLRFDQERSKLYFAFRNGEAACSSGRIVLEPAHA from the coding sequence ATGAATTGGATAAACCTTGAGCAACTGCTGCTCAAGTCGCACGCTGGGCGTGTCGTGACCATCGATCCACCATTGGACCACGCTCAGTTGTGCCAGCGCGTCCTGAGCCTGGCCGCAGGACTGCGCGCGCGGAACGTGCAATGCCTGGCGCTGCACCTGGAGGATGCCGCAGAACTGGCAATCGCCCTGCTCGCTGCCTGGCGTGCCGGCGTGGCCGTTCTGCTGCTGCCCGATCTGCAGGACCAGACCCGCCAACGCTGGGCGCAACAGGTCGACCTCTGGCTGACCGCCAGTGCCGACCTCGACGACCTGCCTGCCGCGCCCCTGGCCCCGGCGGCGCTCGATCTCGAACAATGCCGCCTGAGCCTGTGCACTTCCGGCTCCAGCGGCGAGCCCAAGCTCATCGAAAAGAGCCTGCGCCAGTTGGCCAACGAAGTGCTCGCGCTGGAACAGTTGTGGGGCGCCGACCTCGGTCAGGCGTGCATCATCGGCAGCGTTGCAGCCCAGCATATCTATGGCCTGCTGTTCCGCGTGCTGTGGCCGCTGTGCGCCGGGCGTACCTTCGTACGCCGGCAACTGGCGTTCTCCGAAGACCTGCAGCGCAGCAGCCGGGAGCACCCGCAGTTCGCCTGGGTCGCGAGCCCGGCGCTGCTCAAGCGCATGGGTGACAACCTCGACTGGCCGGCGCTGAGCGCAGTACGTCGGGTGTTCTCCTCGGGCGGCGCACTGCCGGAAGAAGCCGCCAGCAGCCTGCAGCAGCGCTTGGGACAATGGCCGACGGAAATCCTCGGCAGCTCGGAAACCGGCGGTATCGCCTGGCGCCAGGGCGACCGGCTGTGGCGTCCGTTCGCCGAGGTGCAACTGACTCAGGATGCCGACGGCGCCTTGCAGGTCGCTTCGCCCTATCTGCCAGTTGGCCACGTCGAGCAAACCGCAGATGCGGCACGCTTCGAGGCCGATGGCCGCTTCGAACTGCTCGGCCGACTCGATCGCATCGTCAAGCTGGAAGAGAAACGCATTTCCCTGCCGATGCTCGAACAGGCCTTGCAGGAACATCCCTGGGTCGCCGAAGCGCGGCTGGGGGTGGTGCAGGAAAACCGCGCCTACCTCGGCGCCTTGCTGGTGCTTTCCGGCCAGGGCCTGCATACCCTGCGCAACCAGGGCCGACGCGCACTGACCGAAGCCCTGCGCCAACACCTGCTCAAGCACTGCGAAGCCATGGCCTTGCCACGGCGCTGGCGTTTGCTGCAGCAGTTGCCGTTCAACGCCCAGGGCAAGCTGCCACAGGCCGAGGTTCAGGCACTGTTGCAGGCCCCGCGGCCGAAAGCACCACAAGTGCTGGAACAACGCGAGACCGACGGCGAATGGCTGCTGCAACTGGCCGTCCCACCGGACCTGGCCTACTTCAGCGGACACTTCCCGGTCACGCCGGTGCTGCCTGGCGTGGTGCAGGTGGACTGGGCGCTTGAACTGGGCCGCGAGCGGCTTGAACTGCCGGAGAAATTCGCTGGTATGGAAGTGCTGAAGTTCCAGCAACTGGTCCGCCCGGGCGACCGGATTGAACTGAGCCTGCGCTTCGACCAGGAGCGCAGCAAACTCTATTTTGCCTTCCGCAACGGCGAGGCAGCCTGTTCCAGTGGACGCATCGTGCTGGAGCCCGCGCATGCATAA